The DNA region CAGCACAAAACCGAAAAACAATATTACTGTCACAGTATGCGACACTTTCTGCCATCTGGATCGCGGGGGATATCCGCCCTTAACAACGGAGATCCCAAACAGCCCTGTGGCTAGCAAGGCTAGCACCCAATTGATAAAGACCCCCAAGTTCATTTGGTCCACCGTCACGTTTTCATTGATCATTGCACTCACCAGCTGGTATAGGACATTAACGACCAGAAGTGTCCCGCACAAGATAAAGGACGACATTAAATGGTTAGTTCTTACCATAGTACTCTTTCTTCTGCGCTGAAGCCACCGAATCAATAAAACGAATGGAGCCACCAGAAAAAAAAGGATAGCTAAGGAAACCCATATCAAATAGGTGATCAGGGCAGGAAGCGATCGACTTCCCTTGATCGGCAATATATCCGTGGCGATCCCTTTGCTCAATCGTAATACACCTTCGTCCGATATTTCCGCGTACAGAATCGGCGCCAACCTTTCGAAACTTGGACTGTCGGACCTAGCAAATTGGTATACATTTGGACTGGTTTGCTTGAGTTCTCCGGTCATTCCCATCACGCTCAAGATCAGATCATGCTCACCTTTCGGTTGCACCTTTATTAAACCAAGGTAGTTGATAACCTCATGGTACGTAGAGTACGTGCCACCCGACTGGACATAATATCCTGCGATTTTCCCGGAGGGAGACAACCCGGCAGCCGGTACAGTGTTTTCCGTTTCTTTCGTTTGGTCCTGAATCAGTAGATTAATGATACCAGCAGCGAGCTTCTGCTCTATCTCCATGTTGGTCAAGACTATGATGCCAAGTTGCTCTTCGGGAACGATCGCAAAGTTGCTGGAAAAACCCTTAACATTCCCACTGTGTCCAACGACGTGCGGGTCTGCCCGATATTCCCAAAAGCCATGTGCATTCGATAGGATTTCTTCGTTTGGGGTATAACTCCGGGAGAGCATCTTCCGCGCGGTGTCCGGCTGGATGAAGAGTGGGCTATTCGGGTCATACAGAGCCATGGCGAACCGAGCTAGATCTTCCGCCGTACCTTCCATGGCCCCCGCAGGATACATAGGAACATAATAGGGCGCTCTCGCTTCGAAACCGCCATCCTGTTTCATAGCGTAACCTGTTGCTTTTGTCTTCAGCAAATCCTGGTGATCCGCTAACGTCGGATGACCCGTGCTGCGGTTCATGGCTAGGGGCTTTAGGATATGGTTCATCTCGTAGTCCGAGAAAGATTCTCCGCTCACCTTCTCCACCGCCAAAGCAGCCAAAGCCGTTGCAAAGTTGGAGTAGGCAATCACTGTGCCAGGTTCATAGATTTGTTCCGGCTGGTTAGACAGTAGCGTCTCTTCCAATGAAGTCAGGCTCTCTTTCGACCGTGTAAACGTACTTAGCGGATGCTGCTCATAGCCAGCAGTGTGGCTCATAATATCCAGCATTGAAATTGGCTTGTCATAACGCAGCCTTTCCGCAATCTCTTTTGAAAAATATGCCCGAATATCTTCATCTAGCCTCATCTTGCCCGCTTCCACCATTTGCATGACAGAAGTCCAGACGAACGCTTTATTAATAGATCCGTAGGCAAATACGGTTGAAGCAGGATCAACAGCAGTCTTTTGATCAATATTGGCATATCCATAACCCTTGGAAAAAATAATCCTGTCACCCTTAGTGACCACAACCGCGGCGCCAGGAGTTGATTTTCCAATATGGGAATTTACATAGTTATCAATATTCTCCCCCAGCTCGTCATAAGGAATTCCAGAAGGGGTTTCCCCTATTTGTATTCTGGCCGTTGCAAAGGCTGGGACCGAGATAAGAAAAACAAGAAGTACACTTATAAAAAACACAAAAACAGGCTTCAATATTCTAGAACTCATGTGGTTGTTCTCCATCCAGCTCAGCGGGAATTTTTGTTATAAAATTAATGATGTAACCTACACTTCACAACTAAATATCTCTTGCTATGTTCCTAATCTCGCACTAATGTTGGAGCAACACGTGATTTACAGTGGAGTCTTACCGTTAAGCCTCCGTCATCTATAGTCCTGAAGTCAAAACTTTAATAAAGCAATCCCAAATTACCGCACTTTCCTTGCGCAGCAAAGGGTCTTTCGATCGATAGTCGATCATTCCCTCATCGTTTATTGTTACATCTGGTCCATAGATCCCTGCCCCAACGACAAACTTTACGGCTTCATCCGCCCAAGGAGCAGGTTTATCGGCTATTTCTGCCGAGATCATGGGTAAGTTTACACTCGAAGAGAGCCTCCAGAGGATTGTAGCTGCTTCTTGGCGACTGATAATACGATCTGGATAAAACAACTCATCAGAACTACCTACCAATATTCCAATGTCTGCAAGTGTTTGAATCGAAGATGCGTACTTGTGTCCTTCGGCATCTTTAAAGATTACCGGCTTATCCGAAGGTCTTAAAT from Paenibacillus sp. JNUCC-31 includes:
- a CDS encoding serine hydrolase domain-containing protein — translated: MSSRILKPVFVFFISVLLVFLISVPAFATARIQIGETPSGIPYDELGENIDNYVNSHIGKSTPGAAVVVTKGDRIIFSKGYGYANIDQKTAVDPASTVFAYGSINKAFVWTSVMQMVEAGKMRLDEDIRAYFSKEIAERLRYDKPISMLDIMSHTAGYEQHPLSTFTRSKESLTSLEETLLSNQPEQIYEPGTVIAYSNFATALAALAVEKVSGESFSDYEMNHILKPLAMNRSTGHPTLADHQDLLKTKATGYAMKQDGGFEARAPYYVPMYPAGAMEGTAEDLARFAMALYDPNSPLFIQPDTARKMLSRSYTPNEEILSNAHGFWEYRADPHVVGHSGNVKGFSSNFAIVPEEQLGIIVLTNMEIEQKLAAGIINLLIQDQTKETENTVPAAGLSPSGKIAGYYVQSGGTYSTYHEVINYLGLIKVQPKGEHDLILSVMGMTGELKQTSPNVYQFARSDSPSFERLAPILYAEISDEGVLRLSKGIATDILPIKGSRSLPALITYLIWVSLAILFFLVAPFVLLIRWLQRRRKSTMVRTNHLMSSFILCGTLLVVNVLYQLVSAMINENVTVDQMNLGVFINWVLALLATGLFGISVVKGGYPPRSRWQKVSHTVTVILFFGFVLVMAQWNFFNFIP